The Deinococcota bacterium genome contains the following window.
AATAACCTCAGCCACCAGCAATCCTCCCTTGAACTCGCCTCATCGCTTCTCCAATTGCTTATCCACTGAAGTCTAGCACAGATAGCGCGCCGAGCCAAGCCAAACAGGTGCTCAGCTAGGCTACCGACCCTCACCATCCCAAGTCCGCTACCGTACCTGACCCGCATTCCCAATCCCCGCCATAGGTCAGGGCCACTAGGCCCAGGCACTGGGTGCCTAACCTGTAGGTCAGGGCCACTAGGCCCAGGCACTGGGTGCCTAACCTGGCAGAACAAACGCGAACACCGCTGGGAGAATTTAAGGAATTGGTTGCTCCAGCCCTGACCAAAAAGCAAAGAGGAGGCCTCGAGCTCGAGGCCTCCTCTTTGTGCTTGTCTTTTACAGGTTCAGCTCAACGGTTGGCGCTGCCCATCTGGGACTGCCCCTGGGTTATTTAGGGACGCTCGACGGTGATGACCGGCGAGGTCCAGGTTTCCCAGTGGGCGGGGTTGTTGGCGTCGCCCAGGGCTTTCAGCACCGAGAACTTGAGCTGATAGTCGCCTTCGGGAACTCGGACACGCACGTCGTCGCGAGCCCTAGCTCTGGTATTGACCGCCGTACCGTCCCAGGCGAAGGCGAAGAAGCCGTTGGGGGTGGAGTTGCGACCGAAGTACTCAGTCTTAAACGTGGTCAGGTCAAGGTTCCCGTTTGTCTGCCTGAGCGGCACGATCTCCATCTTGACGACGCGCGCGAAGTGCCTGAAGTGGGCGAGGACGTGGGCAATATCGCCGTCCTTCATGGTGAAGGTGGCGCCAGCCTCTTGCCTGCGGTAGGTGTTGCCGTCGAGCTTGGCGAGCCAGGGGAAGCCGTTGGGGGTGGGCTCGAGCACGGTGATCGACTGGTAGTCGC
Protein-coding sequences here:
- a CDS encoding Fn3-like domain-containing protein, whose protein sequence is SESGPFSTTMTLHNSGDSAVTYTPSNAANSVATAGNPYAPTYWISGAGVSFSNSTVTVPEGGSATVSVTITANPGLPDKAVYGGYLVFTPDDVGQTVRVPYSGFKGDYQSITVLEPTPNGFPWLAKLDGNTYRRQEAGATFTMKDGDIAHVLAHFRHFARVVKMEIVPLRQTNGNLDLTTFKTEYFGRNSTPNGFFAFAWDGTAVNTRARARDDVRVRVPEGDYQLKFSVLKALGDANNPAHWETWTSPVITVERP